CGGCCAGGTCGAGCGAGCAGACGGGAGCGACACGCTCTCTCTCACCGAGCTGGCTGCGATCGACGCTGAGGGCGAGAAACGACGGACCCACGTGAGCTACAACTACGACCACCCCGCGACCGACTTCGAAGAGTTCGACGACGCCTTTTCCCAGAAGCTGCCGGTCTACCCGACCGCCGCCTTCGGCGCGAACGCGCCGATCGTCGAGGTCGACGTCAACACCGGCGAGGTCGACATTCTCAAGTTCTACACCGTCCGCGACTGCGGCACGATGCTCAACCCGATGATCGTCGAAGGGCAAGCCCACGGCGGGATCGCCCAGGGCGTCGGCGCGGCCTTACTCGAGGAGTTCGGCTACGAGGAGAACGGCCAGCCCCAGGCGATCACGCTGTTCGACTACCTGCTCCCCTCGATCGAGAACGTGCCGGAGATCGAGATGGAACACACCGTGACGCCGTCGCCGTTCACCGTCACCGGGGCGAAAGGCGTCGGTGAAGGGGGGATGATCGACGCGCCCGCGAGCATCGCCACCTCGATCAACGCCGCGCTGGAACCGCTCGAGGTCGACGCGCCCGCAGACCAGATTCCGGTCTCGCCGGCCCACCTCCGGTCGAAGCTTCGCGAGGAACGCCAGTAGCGTCGCTTCAGTAGCGCTCTATCGGCACAGCCGTACACACTTTCTCGGCGTTTCACTCGACTGTATTCGTTGCCGGGAGGCCGTTCGGCTCGAGCGTGCCGACGTCGCGTCTCAGGAGCCGCTCGCTCGTGTTACAGCGGTGCCCGCTTCCGGGCGAAAAGGTGGTTAATTCAGTCGTCCGACTCTGACGCGGCGCTCTCGTCCTCGACGGCGGGTTCGTCGTCGGGGGCGGCCTCGAGTTCGGAGACGGCCTCGACGCCCTCGTCTGCTTTCGCCTGCATGTCGGCGAAGAATTTTCCGACGAGGCGGTTGGTGACGCTCTTGAGTGCGCGGCCGCCGAAGCTGGCGATCGTCCCGGAGACGTCGGCGGTCGCCGACCAGACGACCGTCGTGCCGTCGCCGTTGTCCTCGAGGACCATCTCGGCCGTGGTCTCGAACTCGTTTCGCGGCGCGTGGCCGACGGCCGTCATCTCGAGCCGTTCGGGGTGCTCCGCGGCGGTGACGACGACGTCGACGTCGAACTCGGGTTTGACGCTGCCGACGCCGACGGCCATCACGGCCTCGATCTCGTGGGGTGATTGCAGCGTCATCTCCTTACACCCCGGGGCGCACGACGCCAGCACGTCGGTGTCCGTGAAGTACGCCCACAGCTCTTCTTTCGACTGCTCCATCTCGTTTTCGCCGGTAAATTCTAACATTGGTCGGTAGTTGCGCGTTCGTAGGACGTTTCGAGCGAGCGCTTGGCGTACTCGCCGGCCACTTCCTCTTTGTACTCGCGGTCTGCGTGCATCTCCCCTTCGGGATCGACTGCGTCCGTGACGGTCGCCGCGACCTCGGTAAGCAGTTCGCTCGAGAGCGGTTCGCCCTCGACGGTCGACTCTGCGTCCTCGACTCGCAACGGAACGTCCGAGGCGTTCGCGAGCGCGATCCGGGCGTCCTCGACGACTGGCTCGTCGGCGGACGGATCGTCGACGCGAACGGCCGTCGCCGCGCTGACCGTCGGAAACGTCTGGGAGGCGCGCTTGAGCTCGAGGAACGTCATGCCGGTCCGATCGGTCGGGAACGGTTCCGTCGGGACCGAAACGCGTTCGATGAGTTCGCCCTCGCGCAGGTCCGTGAACATGTACGCGATGAAGTAGTCGCTCACGGGAACCGTCCGGATTCCCTCGACAGAGCGCAGCGTCAGCGTTCCCTCGAGCGCCAGCAGCGCCGCCGGGTAGTTCCCCGCCGGGTCGGCCTCGCCGATGCTGCCCCCGATCGTCCCCTGGTTGCGGACCGACGGGCCGGCGATCTGTTCGGCGGCCGCTGGAAGCATTGGCAGGGTCGTCGCGAGCCGCTCGGAGCGCTCGATGGTCCGGTGGGTCGTCATCGCGCCGAGTTCGACCGCGTCGTCGGTCACGTCGATGCCGACGAGTTCGTCGACGCCCCCGAGGTCCACGAGGTGATCGGGCGTCGCGAGCCGGTTCGCCATCACGATGCCGAGTGACTGATTGCCCGCGAGGAGTTCGGCGTCCTCGAGTTCTGCGAGCAGCTCGACGGCCTCCTGGGCGGTCTCCGGTCGGTGGTAGGTAAACGGTGCTGGTTTCATGATCTCACCGGGCTGTCGCGGTCGAGGGACGCCGGTCGCTGCGCAGTTGACGGGCGTCGGTCGCTCTCACCGCGATGCCGGGTACTGGTACACGTGCTCATAGATTACACGGATAGTCTCTCTTTTCTCCAATCCTACTAATAGCTGTTGTTGAACCGTGCCACGGTGACGTCGCTATTGTCGACCCGTGCCACGGTGACGTCTAACTCGACTCACACGACGGGACTGACCTGACGCACACGACGGCAGGCTCGAGAGTGGACGGCAGGGGGTGGCGGCGAACAGCGGATCGAGGGTGGACGGCAAGGGGTGACGGCGAGTCAGCCGTTCCCGTGCCGTCGTCAGTTCGCGCCAATCGATCCCCTTTACGTAGGTTTAAGTGAGGTGCCGGGTATGTTCTGGGCATGCTCGACGGCTACGAGATGTACGATCTGACACAGCCGTGGTCACAGGACACACCGGCGTGGCCGACGTACGACAACCCGAAAGTCTGGTACGAGAAGAGCCTCGACACGGAGAAGGTCAACGGCCAGAAGATCGAGTTCATGAACCACACCGGCACGCACCTCGATGGCGAGAAACACTTCGTCGCCAGCGGCCGGGACATCGAACAGGTCGGTCTGGACGAACTGGTCGGCGACGGCGTCGTCGCGGACATCTCCGATCACGTCGGCGACTACGACGTCTACACGAGTGAGATGATCGAGGAGGTCTGTGACGTCCGCAAGGGAGACATCCTCTTCATCCACACGGGCTTCCAGGAGTACGCCTGGCACACGGAGAACGCAGATCCCCACCGCTACTTCTGCAAGCATCCCGGCCCGAACGCGGAGTTCGCCGAGTGGTGCAAGGAGATGGAGATCAACTACCTCATCCTCGACTGTGGCAGCGCGGACCACCCGATGAACACGGTCATCCGTGACGTCCGTCCCGAACTCGCCGAGGAAGCCGCGGACCACCTCGGCGTCAACGACTTAGACGAGATCTTCCCCCCGGAAGGCTACCAGCTCATGCACACCGAGCTCTTCCCGGAGGGCATCATCCACGTCGAGAACGCGCAGGTCCCCGAGGAGCTGCTGAACGAGCGCGTCCAGATCGGGACCTTCCCGTGGCGCTTCCGCGGCGGCGAATCGAGCGTCTGTCGCTGCGTCGCGTTCGAGTAAGCCGACCGATCGACTCGCCGTTTTTGGCCGGCTGCGACGGTGACGGGCCAGACGCTCCGTAGATACCGACGAACCAGCCAGCTACCGATATACGGAATCGAGAAAGCGGTGGACGATAGCGAGCGTCGCCCGCTCTCGAGGCACCCTCGAAAACTGTCCGCTCGCATCTGGACCGACGGCGTCGCCGGTTACGTCGTCACCGAACGACGAGCGTCGGGACGGGCGACCGCCGGACGACCTTCTCCGCGACGCTCCCGAGGAGCACGCGGGCGACGCCGTCGCGCCCGTGGCTCCCGATGACGATCAGGTCGTAGCCGTCGTCCTCGACGTACTTGGTGATCACCCGCTCGGGCCGACCCTGGCCGCGCTCTCCCCTGACGTCGACGCCGTGTTCGTCACCGAGTCGCTTCGCCTCCTCGAGTACCTCACTCGCCTGCGCTTCGGCTGCCTCGTCGTCCGGGAGGTCGCCCGTCATGCCGGAAAACGTCCCGAGGTCGCCCAGCCCGTACTCGAGGACGTGTAACGCGGTGATCGTGGCGTCTGGGAAGCTCTCGATCGCGTAGGTCAGCGCCTCAGTCGACCGCTCCGAACCGTCAACCGGTACCAAGATTTGCTCTGGCATGGCACACGATACGCACAGGGGGGAAATATAGCTTTCCCGATAGACGGGGACGAATCCTCGCGTTCGAGGTCGTTCCCCCACGAGACCGGTGGCTGCCCGACCGAGGAGCAACGCTTTGAGTCAGGAGCGAGAACGGTTCGACATGGAAGCCTGTGTACTCGAAGAGTGGGGCGGCCAGCTGACAGTCGAGACGGTTCCGGACCCCGAACCGGGGCCGGAGGAGGTCCGCGTCGACGTCCGCGCCTGCGGGGTAACGCGGACGATCGAGAACGCGATCCAGGGCGGTCTCGCGGACGACCCTGCGCTCACACCGCGCATCCCTGGCCACGAGTTTGCCGGGGTCGTCGATGCGGTCGGCGAGAACGTGGAGGGGATTCGTCCGGGCGACCGGGTGATGACGTACTTCTACCTGACCTGTGGCGAGTGTGACGCCTGTCGGCGTGGGGAGACGAACCAGTGTACGAACTTCGGCGGCTGGTACGGCGTCCACTGCGACGGTGCGTACGCCGAGCGGGCCGTGGTCCCGGCGTCGAACGTCCTTCCCCTGCCGGACGGGACGAGTTTCGCCGCGGGCGTCATCGCCACCGACGGGCTCGCGACGCCGCTGCACGTCTGCCGGCGGGCCTCGGTCACCGACGCCGACACAGTCCTCGTGATCGGTGCCGCCGGCCGGATCGGCATCCACCTCTCTCAGCTCGCCGCCCTCCGAGGGGCACAGGTCCTGGCTGCCGACGTCGACGACGAGCGCCTCGAGTTCGTCGACTCGGTGACGGGAAGCGCCGTCGAGCCGATCGACGCCCGTGGCGACGGGTTCGCCGACCGGCTGCGGGAGGCGACGCCCCACGGCGACGGGCCGACCGTCGTCGTCGACACCGTCGGCGACCTCGAGACGCTCCGGGCCGCCTGGGAGGCGCTGGGAATGGGTGGTCGCGTGGTCTCGCTGACCACTCACCACGACCGGGCGTTCGCCCCGCTGTTGAAGGAGTTCGTCGTCAAAGAGGCGACGCTGCTCGGCTCGCGACACGCGACGAAAGACGAGGTCGTCCGGGCCGCCCGACTGCTCGGCGACGGTCGAATCGAGCCGATCGTCACCGACCGCGTCGGCCTCGCGGACGTCCCGGCCGTCCACGAGCGGATTCGCTCGGGAGAGACGTTCGGAACGATCGTCCTCGAGCCGTAACCGGGCTGCAAAAAGACTGGATCGCTCGGACGATTACGACGTTCGCTCGGTGTCTTCGACCTGCGTGACGCCCTGTCGGTCGCCGCCCTCGCGTGGGAGGATCGCGTTCAGGACGAGTGCGGTGACCCCACCGACGAGCAGTCCGGAGCCGACGAGGACCTGCAGGTCGCCGGGGAGTTGCTCGAGCGCCGCGGGCCTGACCTCGACGCCGACGCCGAGGACGACCGAGACGGCGACGATCGTCAGGTTGCGGCGGTTCAGGTCGACCGATTCGGAGACGATTCGGAGCCCGATCGAGAAGATCATGCCGAAGAGGACGACCGCCGCGCCGCCGAGGACGGGATTGGGCATCGCCGCGACGAGGGCGGCGACTTTCGGGATCAGCCCGAGGACGACGAGAAAGACGCCGCAGATGCCGACGACGAACTTGCTCGCGACGCCGGTGAAGCCGATCAGCCCGACGTTCTGGGAGAAGGAGGTGTTCGGGAAGGCGTTGAACAGTCCAGCGAACATGCTCATGAAGCCGTCGGCGTACAGGCCGCCGCGCATCTCCTCGGTGGTCGCCCGTCGCCCGACCGTCCCGGTCGTCCCCTCGACGTCACCGATCGTCTCGATCGACGTGACGACGTAGGCGAACGCCGCGATCAGGATCGCGCTCGGGTGGAACTCGACGCCGTACTCGAGGGGCATCGGGATCGCGATCCAGCCCGCGTTGCCGACACCCGAGAGGTCGAGCAGGCCGAGCGGAACGGCGACCAGGTAGCCGAGTACGACCGCGATCAATACGCTCGAGATCGACAACAGCCCGTCGAAGTACTGGTTGAGGCCGATCGCGACGGCGAAGACGAGTCCGGCCAGCGCGAGGTTCTCGAAGTTCCCGTACGTCGGCGCGCCGGGGCCACCGGCCGAGTAGTCGATCGCCACAGGAATCAGCGTCAGCCCGACGAGCATCACGACGGTTCCGGTCACCAGCGGCGGGAAGAACCGTCGGAGATCGTCGTAGAAGTAGCCGATCACGATCTCGAGTGGCGCGGCGACGATCACCGCGCCGAAGATGGCGGCGAGCCCGAACGTCGTCCCGATGTCGATCAACGGGGCGACGAAGATGGCGCTCGTCCCCATCACGATCGGCAGGCGCGCACCGACCGGACCGATCGAGTACACCTGTACGATCGTCGCGATACCGGCGACGAGCAGCGCCATCTGGACGATGAACGTCGTCTCGGCCGGCTCGAGGCCGATCGCGCCGGCGATCACCAGCGGCAGGGCGACCGTCGAGAGGAACATCGCCAGCAGGTGTTGAATCCCGAGTGGAATCGCCTCGGAGAGGGGTGGTTCGTCGTCGATATCGTATTCGATGAGCGGCGCATCCGCTCTGGCGGACGCTGCACTGTCAGCATCACTCATATGGTGGATGATACCGTGAAACCCCATCTATTTAGTTTTTACCGGAACTCACGGGTGAGCTACACGATTCGCCTAGCTCGTGGATTCGTCGCAACACATATGTCCGTCTACCGGACTAGTCGTCACAATGGCTGGTACGACGTCGACGACTCGAGAACCGACGGCGATTCCGTGGCTGGCGGTGGGGTCCGTCGGCGTCGGCCTGTTCGGGCTCGGGCTGGCCGTCGGCGGCTACGGCGCGTACGTCTCGTTGCTCATCGCTCGCGGCGTCTCCCCCGACGCCGCGGGCTTTGGCATGTCGCTGTTCTTGCTCGGTCAGTTGCTCGCGGTCGTCCCGGCGGATCGACTGACGCGCACGCGGTCGGTCGAACGGGTCGCCGGCCTCGGACTCGTCCTCGCCGGCGTCGGCATCGCCATCGGCGCCGTCCCGGCGCTCGAGCCCACCTACGTCTCCCGGTTCGTGCTCGGCCTCGGACAGGGAGCAGCGTTCGTGGCGGGGATGAAGTACGTCGGCCAGCGAACGAGCGGGGCCGATACCGCGACTGCACAGGGGATGCTCGGGGCGCTTTTTACCCTCGGACTCGCGATCGGCCTGGCGGCCGCGCCGGTCGCGGTCTCGACGCTCGGACCCGCGATTCCGGCGGGGCTCTCGAGCGCCGTCGCCGTCGTCGGTGGTGCGCTGACGGTCCGGCTGGCGCCGGTCTCGGCGAGTGCGAGGCCGCCACTCCGAACCTACCTCGAGCCCTTTACCACCGCAGGCGGCCTCGCGCTCGGCCTCGGAAACATGGCCACCTTCGGTTTCCTGATGGTGGCCGCGACGTGGTACGCGGAGCTACTCGAGGGCGCGGCGATGCCGGCGACGGCCGTGCTCGTCGGGTTCGCGCTGGCGACCGTTCTCGGTCGCGGACTGGGTGGCTGGCTCTCGCGGGGCTACGGCGAACGGGCGACCGTGGCGGGGACGCTCCTCGGGCTGTCGATCGTCCTCGGTGGGCTCGCAGCGGCGATTTCGGTCGACTCCGCGATCGGCATCGGACTCGCCCTCGTCGCGACGGGTTTCGGGTTCGGCATTCCGTTCGGCCCGCTGTTCAGCCTCGCCTTCTCCGAACTCGCCGACGACCCGGGCGTGACGCTCTCGGGGATGTTGCTCGTCGGCAACGGCGGCGCGCTCGCTTACCCGTGGCTCGTCGGGTGGCTGCTGGCGGCGACGGCCGGGTACGCCGCCGGTTTCGCGGCAATGGCGGCCACCGTCGCGGCGATCTGGCTGCTCTGGCTGCTGGCGATCGGTCGGTGACCGACCGACGACCGGGGGTGAGAAAACTGCGTAGGGGGACTCGAAGGATAGTGCTCGTCGAAACGAGCGACTACGCTCTCAGCGCGGCTGGATCGGCAGTTCGACGTGCGTCGGGTGCGTCGCGTCGTGGTGGACGGTGTTGGTCGCCACCCGGAACTCGTCGTCGCCGTACAGCGGACCGCCGGTGTTCGGGTTGACGTCGAAGCGCGGCCAGTTCGACGAGGAGATGTCGAGGCGGATGCGGTGGCCCGCCTTGAAGTGGTTCGCGGTGTCGTAGGGCTCCATGTAGAACTCGTAGACCTCCCCGGACTCGAGCAGGTCGGGTTCGTCGCGGTAGCCCCGGTAACGGCCCCGGCAGATCGAGTCCGAGAGGTTCAGCGCGTAGCCGTCGGGGGACTCCTCGCTCTGTGGGTACTCGTCGATCAGCTTCGCCGTGAAGTCGGTGTCCTCGCCGTCGGTCGAGCCGTAGACGCGCACCCGAATCGGGCCGGCGATCTCGACGGGTTCCTCGAGCGGCGGCGTCCGGAAGACGAGCACGTCGTCCCGATCGGCGAGTGGGCCGTACGGCGGCGAGGCGCCGTAGGTGTCCTCGTCGGTGCGCTGGTCGTAGCCGCCGCGGCCGGCGAAGTCGATGATGTTCCGATCGCCGAGCGGGTAGGCACCGACGGGCTCGTCGCGGGGCTCGTAGGTCAGGTACGAGGAGGTGTTCCCGCCGATCGTCGGCACCGGATCGCTGGGGTCGAACTCGAAGCTGGTCGCGTCGTCGTCGGCTTCGGGTTCCTCGCGCGAGAGCGTGCCGTCGCCGTGAGCGTAGAACGACGTCATCTCGGTCCCCTCGGGTGGCCACGCCTCGGCGCTGCGCCACTCGCCGCCGTGGAACAGCCGGCCGTCGTCGGTCCGGTGGCCGTCGCCGGTCCCCATCAGGAAGTACTCCACGCGCGGGCGGTCCCAGGTGTCTTCTCCTTTCAGGTAGTGATCGAAGAAGGCCAGGCGCGTCTCGCGGTACTTTCTGACAGCGTCCTCGCCGAACGCGAGGTCGCCGGCCGTGGGGTGCTCCCAGGTCAGCGGCGGGAACAGCAAGGCCTCGCTGTGGTCGTGGCCGCCGGGCAGCCGCGCGAGGTGGGTCCACGGCCCCAGCAGGAGGTAGTGGTCAGACTCCTTGCGATCTCCCAGCCCCCGGAAGTTGTCGCAGGTCGCGCCGGTGTACGAGTCGTAGAGCCCACCAGCGTACACGGTGGGGACGTCCGCCGACTCGTCGTAGTAGCGTTCGAAGTTGAGCCCCGGATTCTGCCAGAGTTCGTCGCTCGCGCTCCCGGTCTCCATGATGTCGAACGCCCACTCCTCGTAGCCGGGGAGTTCGGCGAGGGCAGTCTCCCCGCGCTGTATGGGGCCGTCGGCGAACACCTCGCGGACGTCGACGTCGGCGAAGTGCTGCTGGACGTCGGGGTCAGCGAGCGACTCGTGGGCGAAGCCCGCCCCGAGGGTGAACGCCCAGGAGAGCCACCGCTGCTCGAAGGCGCCGTTGTGCCGGAACGTCTTCTTCCGGCCGTTCGCGGCTCCCATGTTGACGAACATGCCGGCGAGGCCGTCGGGATCCTGCGTCGCCAGCGCGTTCTGCACCCAGGCGCCGTAGGACGTCCCGAGCGTCGCGACCTGGCCGTCGCAGTAGGGCTGCTCGGCGAGCCACTCGACGGTGTCCGCGCCGTCTTCGGCCTCGTTGGCGTGGATGTAGAACTCGCCCTCGCTGCCGAACCGTCCGCGGACGTCCTGGATGGCGATGACGTAACCGCGGGAGGCGTACCACTCGCCGTGACGGAGGCGGCCGCCAGTCCGATCGTACGGCGTCCGATCGAGGAGCGCGGGTTTCGGTTCGTCGATCGGTTCGCCGGTATCCGGGTCCGCGGGTCGGTAGACGTCCGTCGCGAGTCGAACGCCGTCTCGCATCTCCACCATCACGTTCAACTCCGCGTGGA
This portion of the Natronobeatus ordinarius genome encodes:
- a CDS encoding uracil-xanthine permease family protein, coding for MSDADSAASARADAPLIEYDIDDEPPLSEAIPLGIQHLLAMFLSTVALPLVIAGAIGLEPAETTFIVQMALLVAGIATIVQVYSIGPVGARLPIVMGTSAIFVAPLIDIGTTFGLAAIFGAVIVAAPLEIVIGYFYDDLRRFFPPLVTGTVVMLVGLTLIPVAIDYSAGGPGAPTYGNFENLALAGLVFAVAIGLNQYFDGLLSISSVLIAVVLGYLVAVPLGLLDLSGVGNAGWIAIPMPLEYGVEFHPSAILIAAFAYVVTSIETIGDVEGTTGTVGRRATTEEMRGGLYADGFMSMFAGLFNAFPNTSFSQNVGLIGFTGVASKFVVGICGVFLVVLGLIPKVAALVAAMPNPVLGGAAVVLFGMIFSIGLRIVSESVDLNRRNLTIVAVSVVLGVGVEVRPAALEQLPGDLQVLVGSGLLVGGVTALVLNAILPREGGDRQGVTQVEDTERTS
- a CDS encoding CocE/NonD family hydrolase, whose amino-acid sequence is MTADPAYAVHAELNVMVEMRDGVRLATDVYRPADPDTGEPIDEPKPALLDRTPYDRTGGRLRHGEWYASRGYVIAIQDVRGRFGSEGEFYIHANEAEDGADTVEWLAEQPYCDGQVATLGTSYGAWVQNALATQDPDGLAGMFVNMGAANGRKKTFRHNGAFEQRWLSWAFTLGAGFAHESLADPDVQQHFADVDVREVFADGPIQRGETALAELPGYEEWAFDIMETGSASDELWQNPGLNFERYYDESADVPTVYAGGLYDSYTGATCDNFRGLGDRKESDHYLLLGPWTHLARLPGGHDHSEALLFPPLTWEHPTAGDLAFGEDAVRKYRETRLAFFDHYLKGEDTWDRPRVEYFLMGTGDGHRTDDGRLFHGGEWRSAEAWPPEGTEMTSFYAHGDGTLSREEPEADDDATSFEFDPSDPVPTIGGNTSSYLTYEPRDEPVGAYPLGDRNIIDFAGRGGYDQRTDEDTYGASPPYGPLADRDDVLVFRTPPLEEPVEIAGPIRVRVYGSTDGEDTDFTAKLIDEYPQSEESPDGYALNLSDSICRGRYRGYRDEPDLLESGEVYEFYMEPYDTANHFKAGHRIRLDISSSNWPRFDVNPNTGGPLYGDDEFRVATNTVHHDATHPTHVELPIQPR
- a CDS encoding cyclase family protein; the encoded protein is MLDGYEMYDLTQPWSQDTPAWPTYDNPKVWYEKSLDTEKVNGQKIEFMNHTGTHLDGEKHFVASGRDIEQVGLDELVGDGVVADISDHVGDYDVYTSEMIEEVCDVRKGDILFIHTGFQEYAWHTENADPHRYFCKHPGPNAEFAEWCKEMEINYLILDCGSADHPMNTVIRDVRPELAEEAADHLGVNDLDEIFPPEGYQLMHTELFPEGIIHVENAQVPEELLNERVQIGTFPWRFRGGESSVCRCVAFE
- a CDS encoding alcohol dehydrogenase catalytic domain-containing protein, yielding MSQERERFDMEACVLEEWGGQLTVETVPDPEPGPEEVRVDVRACGVTRTIENAIQGGLADDPALTPRIPGHEFAGVVDAVGENVEGIRPGDRVMTYFYLTCGECDACRRGETNQCTNFGGWYGVHCDGAYAERAVVPASNVLPLPDGTSFAAGVIATDGLATPLHVCRRASVTDADTVLVIGAAGRIGIHLSQLAALRGAQVLAADVDDERLEFVDSVTGSAVEPIDARGDGFADRLREATPHGDGPTVVVDTVGDLETLRAAWEALGMGGRVVSLTTHHDRAFAPLLKEFVVKEATLLGSRHATKDEVVRAARLLGDGRIEPIVTDRVGLADVPAVHERIRSGETFGTIVLEP
- a CDS encoding universal stress protein; translation: MPEQILVPVDGSERSTEALTYAIESFPDATITALHVLEYGLGDLGTFSGMTGDLPDDEAAEAQASEVLEEAKRLGDEHGVDVRGERGQGRPERVITKYVEDDGYDLIVIGSHGRDGVARVLLGSVAEKVVRRSPVPTLVVR
- a CDS encoding MFS transporter produces the protein MAGTTSTTREPTAIPWLAVGSVGVGLFGLGLAVGGYGAYVSLLIARGVSPDAAGFGMSLFLLGQLLAVVPADRLTRTRSVERVAGLGLVLAGVGIAIGAVPALEPTYVSRFVLGLGQGAAFVAGMKYVGQRTSGADTATAQGMLGALFTLGLAIGLAAAPVAVSTLGPAIPAGLSSAVAVVGGALTVRLAPVSASARPPLRTYLEPFTTAGGLALGLGNMATFGFLMVAATWYAELLEGAAMPATAVLVGFALATVLGRGLGGWLSRGYGERATVAGTLLGLSIVLGGLAAAISVDSAIGIGLALVATGFGFGIPFGPLFSLAFSELADDPGVTLSGMLLVGNGGALAYPWLVGWLLAATAGYAAGFAAMAATVAAIWLLWLLAIGR
- a CDS encoding FAD binding domain-containing protein, which codes for MKPAPFTYHRPETAQEAVELLAELEDAELLAGNQSLGIVMANRLATPDHLVDLGGVDELVGIDVTDDAVELGAMTTHRTIERSERLATTLPMLPAAAEQIAGPSVRNQGTIGGSIGEADPAGNYPAALLALEGTLTLRSVEGIRTVPVSDYFIAYMFTDLREGELIERVSVPTEPFPTDRTGMTFLELKRASQTFPTVSAATAVRVDDPSADEPVVEDARIALANASDVPLRVEDAESTVEGEPLSSELLTEVAATVTDAVDPEGEMHADREYKEEVAGEYAKRSLETSYERATTDQC
- a CDS encoding CoxG family protein — translated: MLEFTGENEMEQSKEELWAYFTDTDVLASCAPGCKEMTLQSPHEIEAVMAVGVGSVKPEFDVDVVVTAAEHPERLEMTAVGHAPRNEFETTAEMVLEDNGDGTTVVWSATADVSGTIASFGGRALKSVTNRLVGKFFADMQAKADEGVEAVSELEAAPDDEPAVEDESAASESDD